A part of Chloroflexota bacterium genomic DNA contains:
- the rnpA gene encoding ribonuclease P protein component, translated as MKRRYRLNDRERFWQVRREGRSWSHPLVVLRALPNDLPYSRFGFAVSRRVGSAVRRNRVKRRLREAVRLMQSQIRPGWDVVFIARPPIAQADYSDVAAACARLLRRAQLLTTDHHSSPPTEEATNAAGGQE; from the coding sequence GTGAAGCGACGCTATCGGCTCAACGATCGGGAGCGGTTCTGGCAGGTACGGCGAGAGGGACGGTCGTGGTCACACCCGCTGGTTGTGCTCCGCGCCCTGCCCAATGATCTACCGTACAGCCGGTTCGGGTTCGCCGTCAGCCGACGGGTCGGCTCAGCCGTTCGGCGAAATCGCGTGAAACGGCGGCTACGCGAGGCAGTTCGCCTGATGCAATCACAGATTCGGCCGGGGTGGGATGTCGTCTTCATCGCCCGCCCTCCCATTGCCCAAGCGGACTATTCAGATGTGGCAGCAGCCTGCGCCCGCCTGCTACGGCGGGCGCAGCTTCTGACAACGGATCATCACTCATCGCCGCCCACCGAGGAAGCCACAAA